Proteins from one Rosa chinensis cultivar Old Blush chromosome 7, RchiOBHm-V2, whole genome shotgun sequence genomic window:
- the LOC112177693 gene encoding uncharacterized protein LOC112177693: MKISLRLQDDQDTQHYCNPLIRAKIPITIFNQPFTSSIATAPSTNSSSHLSFSLSSNFSSGPSLKLSYSHASTTTPSPFSLSLKSGLGLFGSPNHSPLVFTAHFSLSHTNPTFSLHIKPQFGNFSLNKSAFSDSELSGSCSNGDLDSGSCSNGGFVDGFVVSEGSSSWQELSLEPRGGKDVNGGIGSVEERQLGLKNGGKDGFLNGIAVMARTVLPVTKRVMVNMRWGVNFPAKLGTKLPYLTVNKIAVETVEEVKGEEEKSGESSVKDLELLKGMWLWMRRDLEVLDKENRDMKQRLEDMKSGVSGRHFRGESDASRKRVLPPLGETSGEFERWRNKKGGREENVRTESHTPVKSVREESIRVDSKKSTNQASDLESELERAIKAATA, from the coding sequence ATGAAGATCTCCCTTCGTCTCCAAGACGACCAAGATACCCAACACTACTGCAACCCACTGATCAGAGCCAAAATCCCCATCACCATTTTCAACCAGCCTTTCACTTCTTCAATAGCCACCGCCCCATCCACCAACTCCTCCTCTCACCtctccttttctctctcctcaaactTCTCTTCCGGCCCTTCTCTCAAACTCTCTTACTCTCACGCCTCCACCACCACCCcttctcccttctctctctccctcaagTCTGGTTTGGGCCTCTTCGGCTCCCCAaaccactcccctcttgttttcactgcccacttctctctctcccacacTAACCCaactttctctctccacatcaaACCCCAATTCGGCAACTTTTCACTGAACAAGTCCGCCTTTTCGGACTCTGAGCTTTCTGGGTCTTGCTcaaatggtgatttggattcTGGGTCCTGCTCGAACGGTGGTTTTGTGGATGGGTTTGTTGTCTCGGAAGGATCGTCGTCCTGGCAGGAGCTGAGTTTGGAGCCTCGAGGGGGTAAAGATGTGAATGGGGGGATTGGGTCTGTGGAGGAGAGGCAGTTGGGTTTGAAGAACGGTGGGAAAGATGGGTTTTTGAATGGGATTGCTGTGATGGCCAGGACTGTTTTGCCTGTGACGAAAAGAGTGATGGTGAATATGCGGTGGGGCGTGAACTTTCCGGCGAAGTTGGGGACCAAGCTGCCGTATTTGACAGTGAATAAGATTGCTGTGGAGACAGTTGAGGAGGTGAAGGGAGAGGAGGAGAAGAGTGGTGAGAGTAGTGTAAAGGATTTGGAATTGTTGAAGGGGATGTGGTTATGGATGAGGAGGGATTTGGAGGTTTTGGACAAGGAGAATAGGGATATGAAGCAGAGGTTGGAGGATATGAAGTCTGGAGTTTCTGGGAGGCATTTTCGTGGGGAAAGTGATGCTTCGAGGAAGAGAGTGTTGCCGCCATTGGGTGAGACTTCTGGTGAGTTTGAGAGGTGGAGGAACAAGAAGGGTGGGAGAGAAGAGAATGTGCGAACAGAGTCTCACACACCGGTGAAGAGTGTCAGAGAAGAGAGTATTCGGGTGGATTCGAAGAAGTCTACCAATCAGGCAAGTGATTTGGAATCTGAATTGGAGAGAGCTATAAAGGCTGCTACGGCTTAG
- the LOC112176514 gene encoding pyruvate kinase isozyme G, chloroplastic, with protein sequence MATLNVPARMSLKHDRTWTTDRLASSKSLSEFIGFEYRPKRENGQKQMFTVGSVRITQQSSEGNPISPNGPVGGVGVNSTYEIQSDDDYEVGQGRAFASGRRKTKIVCTIGPSTSSREMIWKLAETGMNVARLNMSHGDHTSHQKTIDFVKEYNSQFKDKVIAIMLDTKGPEVRSGDVPQPILLTEGQEFNFTIRRGVSTKDTVSVNYDDFVNDVEVGDIVLVDGGMMSLAVKSKTKDLVKCVVVDGGELKSRRHLNVRGKSATLPSITEKDWEDIKFGVDNGVDFYAVSFVKSAAVVHELKNYLKGCNADIHVIVKIESADSIPNLHSIISASDGAMIARGDLGAELPIEEVPLLQEDIIRRCHSMQKPVIVATNMLESMIDHPTPTRAEVSDIAIAVREGADAIMLSGETAHGKYPLKAVKVMHTVALRTESSLPISTIPPIQISTYKRHMGEMFAFHSTTMANSLNTPVIVFTRTGSMAVLLSHYRPCSTIFAFTNEERIKQRLVLYHGVLPIYMQFSNDSEETFSRAIKLLVVKGHLKEGEHVTLVQSGAQPIWRQESSHHIQVRKVESIMNL encoded by the exons ATGGCGACGCTTAATGTTCCGGCCAGAATGTCCCTGAAACATGACCGGACTTGGACAACTGATCGGTTGGCTTCCTCCAAGAGCCTGAGTGAATTTATTGGCTTTGAATATAGACCCAAGAGAGAAAATGGCCAGAAGCAAATGTTCACTGTTGGATCAGTGAGGATCACCCAGCAGAGCAGTGAAGGCAATCCTATCTCACCCAATGGCCCTGTGGGTGGTGTT GGGGTGAACTCGACTTATGAAATTCAGTCTGATGATGATTACGAAGTGGGTCAGGGAAGGGCATTTGCAAGTGGTCGAAGAAAAACTAAGATTGTCTGTACAATTGGTCCTTCCACGAGCTCACGTGAAATGATATGGAAACTTGCAGAAACTGGGATGAATGTAGCGCGTTTGAATATGTCTCATGGGGACCATACGTCGCACCAGAAAACTATTGATTTTGTCAAAGAATACAACTCTCAATTCAAAGACAAGGTTATAGCCATAATGCTGGACACCAAG GGTCCTGAGGTTAGGAGTGGAGATGTACCACAACCAATTCTGCTTACAGAGGGACAAGAGTTTAACTTTACAATTAGAAGGGGAGTTAGCACAAAAGATACCGTTAGTGTAAACTATGATGACTTTGTGAATGATGTGGAGGTTGGAGACATAGTTCTGGTTGATG GTGGAATGATGTCTTTAGCCGTGAAGTCAAAGACAAAAGATTTGGTTAAATGTGTAGTAGTGGATGGAGGAGAACTAAAATCAAGGCGCCATTTAAATGTGCGCGGAAAAAGTGCAACTCTGCCTTCAATAACAG AAAAAGACTGGGAAGATATCAAGTTTGGAGTGGACAATGGAGTTGATTTCTATGCTGTCTCATTTGTAAAAAGTGCTGCGGTGGTTCATGAGTTGAAAAATTATCTCAAAG GTTGTAATGCAGATATTCATGTTATcgtaaaaattgaaagtgcagacTCTATACCAAATCTTCATTCAATAATTTCCGCATCTGATGGG GCTATGATTGCTCGTGGAGACCTTGGAGCTGAGCTCCCAATTGAGGAAGTTCCTTTGTTGCAG GAAGACATCATTAGAAGGTGTCACAGTATGCAGAAACCAGTTATTGTAGCAACTAATATGTTGGAGAGCATGATTGATCATCCTACACCAACCAGGGCAGAAGTCTCTGACATTGCAATTGCAGTGAGAGAAGGTGCTGATGCAATCATGCTATCTGGAGAAACTGCCCATGGAAA ATATCCACTCAAAGCTGTTAAAGTAATGCATACTGTGGCATTGAGGACTGAGTCAAGTCTACCAATTAGCACTATTCCTCCGATCCAAATAAGTACCTATAAG AGACATATGGGGGAAATGTTTGCATTCCACTCTACAACTATGGCCAACAGTCTCAATACACCCGTCATTGTTTTCACAAGGACAGGATCCATGGCTGTACTTTTAAGCCATTATAGGCCATGCTCAACAATCTTTGCCTTCACAAATGA AGAAAGGATTAAGCAGAGATTGGTGCTTTATCATGGTGTCCTCCCAATATATATGCAATTTTCAAATGATTCAGAGGAAACTTTCTCCAGAGCAATAAAGCTATTAGTG GTTAAGGGTCATTTGAAAGAGGGAGAGCATGTTACTCTTGTCCAAAGTGGTGCACAACCAATCTGGCGTCAAGAATCTTCTCATCATATCCAAGTTCGTAAAGTGGAAAGTATTATGAACCTGTGA
- the LOC112176513 gene encoding protein NRT1/ PTR FAMILY 7.3 has product MACLEVCNEGKFKEDEEGTTNTLDGSVDMHGRPAIRAKSGRWVAGIIILVNQGLATLAFFGVGVNLVLFLTRVLQQNNATAANSVSKWTGTVYIFSLVGAFLSDSYWGRYKTCAIFQIIFVIGLASLSLSSQLFLLRPKGCGSQENPCGTHESYQIVLFYLSIYLIALGNGGYQPNIATFGADQFDEEDRREGHSKVAFFSYFYLAMNLGSLFSNTILGYFEDEGIWAIGFWASTASAFAALVLFLIGTPRYRHFKPNGNPLARFCQVLVAAVKKGKVEMPSGGEELYTEERKESSMNGNRKILYTHGFKFLDRAAYISSRDLDNQKQGLHNPWRLCPITQVEEVKCILRLLPIWLCTILYSVVFTQMASLFVEQGAAMKTTVSNFRIPPASMSSFDILSVAVFIFFYRRILDPLVSKIRKSDSRGLTELQRMGIGLVIAILAMLSAGIVECYRLKYAKKECTHCDGSSTLSIFWQIPQYAFIGASEVFMYVGQLEFFNAQAPDGLKSFGSALCMTSISLGNYVSSLLVSMVMKISTEDHMPGWIPGNLNKGHLDRFYFLLAALTSIDLIVYIACAKWYKCIKLEGRFEENEDQENFKV; this is encoded by the exons ATGGCCTGTTTAGAGGTCTGCAACGAG ggcAAGttcaaagaagatgaagagggaACCACAAACACACTTGATGGAAGTGTAGACATGCATGGCCGCCCAGCAATCAGAGCAAAATCCGGAAGATGGGTCGCTGGAATCATCATTCTTG TGAACCAAGGTCTGGCTACCCTAGCATTCTTTGGAGTTGGGGTGAACCTGGTCCTTTTCTTAACCAGGGTGTTGCAACAAAACAATGCGACGGCAGCTAACAGTGTGAGCAAATGGACCGGAACCGTCTACATCTTCTCCCTAGTTGGTGCTTTCCTCAGTGATTCTTATTGGGGACGCTACAAAACCTGTGCCATCTTTCAAATCATATTTGTCATA GGGCTGGCATCATTGTCACTATCATCGCAACTCTTCTTACTGAGGCCCAAAGGTTGTGGGAGCCAAGAAAATCCATGTGGAACTCATGAAAGCTACCAAATTGTGTTATTCTACCTCTCCATCTACCTCATTGCCCTAGGAAATGGAGGGTACCAACCAAACATTGCAACATTTGGAGCTGATCAGTTTGATGAAGAGGACCGCAGGGAAGGACACTCAAAGGTGGCATTTTTCAGCTACTTCTACTTGGCAATGAACCTAGGCTCCCTTTTCTCCAACACCATATTGGGGTACTTCGAGGATGAAGGAATTTGGGCAATTGGGTTCTGGGCGTCCACTGCGTCTGCATTTGCAGCATTGGTCCTGTTTCTTATAGGGACTCCTAGGTACAGGCACTTCAAACCAAATGGTAACCCTCTTGCAAGGTTTTGCCAAGTCTTAGTTGCTGCTGTGAAAAAAGGCAAGGTAGAGATGCCATCAGGTGGAGAGGAGCTATACACAGAGGAAAGGAAGGAGTCTTCCATGAATGGCAACCGAAAGATCCTCTACACCCATGGGTTCAA GTTCCTGGACAGGGCAGCATATATCTCATCAAGAGATTTAGACAACCAGAAGCAAGGTCTCCACAACCCATGGCGTCTCTGCCCAATTACACAAGTGGAAGAAGTTAAATGCATTCTAAGGTTACTCCCAATTTGGCTGTGCACCATTCTCTATTCAGTGGTTTTTACACAAATGGCTTCTCTATTTGTAGAGCAAGGAGCTGCTATGAAAACGACTGTTTCAAACTTCCGCATTCCGCCAGCGAGCATGTCTAGCTTTGATATCCTCAGTGTGGcagttttcattttcttttaccGCCGAATTCTTGACCCACTTGTGAGCAAAATAAGAAAATCAGATTCCAGAGGACTTACTGAGCTTCAGAGAATGGGAATTGGCCTTGTTATAGCAATCTTGGCAATGCTTTCAGCTGGAATAGTGGAGTGCTACAGACTTAAGTATGCAAAGAAAGAATGCACCCATTGCGATGGTTCAAGCACCCTAAGCATCTTCTGGCAAATACCTCAGTATGCATTCATAGGTGCTTCTGAGGTTTTCATGTATGTAGGTCAGTTGGAGTTCTTCAATGCACAAGCACCGGATGGACTGAAGAGCTTTGGAAGTGCCCTGTGCATGACATCCATATCTCTGGGTAACTACGTTAGCAGCTTGCTTGTGAGTATGGTCATGAAGATATCAACTGAGGATCACATGCCCGGATGGATTCCTGGAAACCTCAACAAAGGTCACCTAGATAGATTTTACTTCCTCTTAGCTGCCTTGACATCAATAGATTTGATTGTCTACATTGCATGCGCCAAGTGGTACAAGTGTATCAAGTTGGAGGGAAGatttgaagaaaatgaagatcaagaaaacTTCAAAGTATGA